A window from Planococcus maritimus encodes these proteins:
- a CDS encoding ABC transporter permease: MIQLAKRVIRQTVNDKRSVMLILVAPLLILTLVYLLLGDSDYVATVGIEREAVPAPIVSALEQQELHVVDLTSAQAEQADDYLQQHQDVDAVLRFPENVGMAITLYEPSKKGATAMAEIQDAMASINPSAKTDVDYVYGTPDQSTFDSLGYVFLALFSFFFVFIISAMALVRERSRGTLERLMMTPIRRGEVIAGYTAGYGVFAIAQAILIVLYAIYVLQLSNAGNIGWVLLTMVLLAVTAVSFGATISIFAGTELQVVQLIPFTIIPQVFFSGLIPLDLIPYHLGNLSYIMPIYYGAAAIKGVMVYGDGFAEIWGHLAGLTAYALVLYLINTLALKKFRKL; encoded by the coding sequence ATGATCCAGTTAGCGAAACGCGTCATTCGCCAAACCGTCAACGACAAGCGCAGCGTCATGCTCATTCTCGTCGCCCCGTTGCTGATTTTAACTTTGGTTTACTTACTGCTCGGCGATTCGGATTACGTCGCGACCGTCGGCATTGAGCGAGAAGCTGTTCCGGCACCTATCGTCAGCGCATTGGAACAACAAGAGCTACACGTGGTCGATTTAACCTCCGCCCAAGCGGAACAAGCGGACGATTACCTTCAGCAGCATCAAGACGTTGACGCCGTCCTGCGCTTTCCAGAAAATGTGGGCATGGCCATTACGCTGTACGAACCGTCCAAAAAAGGCGCCACCGCCATGGCAGAAATCCAAGATGCGATGGCTTCGATCAACCCGAGCGCCAAAACCGACGTGGACTATGTCTACGGAACGCCGGATCAGAGCACCTTCGATTCGCTCGGCTATGTGTTTCTCGCGTTATTCTCATTCTTTTTCGTGTTCATCATTTCCGCGATGGCGCTCGTTCGTGAACGCAGCCGCGGAACGCTTGAACGCTTGATGATGACTCCAATTCGGCGTGGTGAAGTCATTGCCGGCTATACCGCTGGCTACGGCGTGTTCGCCATCGCCCAAGCAATCCTCATCGTTTTGTACGCGATCTATGTCTTGCAGCTGAGCAATGCCGGCAATATCGGCTGGGTGCTCTTGACGATGGTGCTGCTCGCTGTCACCGCCGTGTCATTCGGCGCCACCATCTCTATTTTCGCGGGCACCGAACTGCAAGTCGTCCAGTTGATCCCGTTCACCATCATTCCGCAAGTATTCTTCTCAGGGCTCATCCCGCTAGACTTGATCCCGTATCATCTCGGCAATTTATCCTACATCATGCCGATCTATTACGGCGCTGCCGCTATTAAAGGCGTCATGGTCTATGGCGACGGCTTCGCAGAAATCTGGGGCCATCTTGCGGGGCTTACGGCTTACGCGCTGGTACTGTACTTGATCAATACGCTAGCTTTGAAGAAATTCCGGAAACTATAA
- a CDS encoding ABC transporter ATP-binding protein produces the protein MDIQLSHVKKSFGKTPVIKDLSFTITAGEICCLLGPSGSGKTTLISLMIGALPADSGTIRFGDTEMPDMAVLKRLGFMPQNDALYDDLSAYGNLKFFGGLYPIKKQALDIRITEVLDIVELTDHRKKLVKNFSGGMKKRLSLAIAILHKPDILFLDEPTAGIDPVLRRKIWKQFQSFKAQGTTIVVSTHVMDEVIECDKGALLYNGQLIEYDTVPKLLDKTASGRIEDLFFAASESEARS, from the coding sequence ATGGACATTCAGCTTTCTCATGTCAAAAAAAGTTTCGGCAAGACCCCAGTTATTAAAGATTTGAGCTTCACCATTACAGCAGGAGAAATCTGCTGCTTGCTCGGCCCATCCGGTTCCGGCAAAACGACCTTGATCAGCTTGATGATCGGGGCATTGCCGGCAGATAGCGGCACGATTCGTTTCGGCGATACCGAGATGCCCGATATGGCGGTTTTAAAACGACTCGGTTTTATGCCGCAAAACGATGCTTTGTACGACGATTTATCGGCATATGGCAATTTGAAATTCTTTGGCGGCCTCTACCCCATCAAGAAACAGGCGCTCGATATACGCATCACCGAAGTCCTCGACATCGTGGAGTTGACCGACCACCGAAAAAAATTGGTGAAAAATTTCTCCGGCGGCATGAAAAAGCGGCTGTCGCTCGCCATCGCGATTTTGCACAAGCCGGATATTCTGTTTCTCGACGAACCGACTGCCGGCATCGACCCGGTGCTGCGCCGAAAAATCTGGAAGCAATTTCAATCTTTTAAAGCGCAAGGCACGACCATCGTCGTCTCGACGCATGTTATGGACGAAGTAATCGAATGCGACAAAGGAGCACTTTTGTATAATGGCCAGCTCATCGAATACGACACCGTCCCGAAACTGCTCGACAAAACCGCAAGCGGACGCATCGAAGACTTGTTCTTCGCCGCTTCAGAAAGTGAGGCGCGCTCATGA
- a CDS encoding potassium channel family protein, producing the protein MLLLRQLYLQVTSLSWLVLTVSTLGLIAFSTFMMPIIEPATFTNYADALWFTMTTVLTVGYGDLYPVTLAGRIFTVAFLYIVGIGLFASFIGKAIDSLSLHRRMKERGELMYKGRHHIVIIDWSYKAEHAIAEILKQDATTEVVVIDRLEKAKELNSRIHYVRGNATHEEILRQANVEQAKAVLIFADDRIEDQMLTDGKSLLIATAVERMSPDVHTTVEVEREEHLPSFSHIQVDKFIMSSGTIAKMAVSSIFTETQ; encoded by the coding sequence TTGCTGCTCCTGCGACAGCTTTACTTGCAAGTGACCAGCTTGTCCTGGCTCGTGCTAACCGTCAGCACTTTAGGGTTGATTGCCTTCAGCACCTTCATGATGCCGATCATCGAGCCGGCAACGTTCACCAATTATGCAGACGCCTTGTGGTTTACGATGACCACTGTCCTGACCGTCGGATATGGCGACCTATACCCGGTCACATTAGCCGGAAGAATTTTCACTGTCGCGTTTCTCTACATCGTCGGCATCGGCTTATTTGCTTCGTTTATCGGAAAAGCCATCGACAGTTTGTCCTTACATAGAAGAATGAAAGAAAGAGGTGAGTTGATGTATAAAGGGCGCCACCATATTGTCATCATTGATTGGTCCTATAAAGCAGAGCACGCCATTGCTGAAATCTTAAAGCAAGACGCCACAACAGAAGTCGTCGTCATCGACCGGCTGGAAAAAGCCAAAGAGCTCAATTCAAGAATCCATTACGTCAGAGGCAATGCCACGCACGAAGAAATATTGCGGCAAGCCAATGTCGAGCAGGCAAAAGCGGTGCTGATTTTTGCGGATGACCGCATCGAAGACCAGATGCTGACAGACGGAAAATCACTATTGATCGCGACTGCCGTCGAACGCATGTCTCCAGACGTTCATACGACTGTCGAAGTCGAACGGGAAGAACATTTGCCGAGCTTCTCGCATATCCAAGTCGACAAGTTCATCATGTCCAGCGGCACCATCGCCAAAATGGCCGTCAGCTCGATTTTTACGGAAACCCAGTAA
- a CDS encoding aldo/keto reductase has protein sequence MDYINLGKSGLRVPKYILGTVPFSGTNGFEAAGNIQENEASRMIDLSLEAGINMFDTANLYSQGNAEKVLGAAVRGKRDQVLLTSKTGFPFDGHQNARGASRNHLLKSIDESLTRLGTDYLDLYFVHLWDGQTPVEETVETMNDLIKAGKIRHWGVSNYSGWALAKTHTFAEQNGKIPPITQQIYYTPEAREAEYELLPAGAELGVGSMIWSPLGEGLLNGKIGRDKQAPEDTRQGGGWPEPWVYDQERLYTVIDALEEVAANHNATVPQIAYAWVRDRPNVGPIVIAARNEEQLKENIASYKIKLKRDEHDLIEAAARPAPFYPHWHRAMSAPDMASPSEQGYLDGYKKTMGIKKS, from the coding sequence ATGGATTATATTAACTTAGGAAAGTCGGGGCTGCGCGTCCCGAAATACATTCTCGGAACGGTCCCGTTCAGCGGCACGAATGGGTTTGAGGCGGCAGGCAATATCCAGGAAAACGAAGCGAGCCGCATGATCGACCTGTCGCTTGAAGCAGGCATTAATATGTTTGATACAGCGAATTTATACTCGCAAGGCAATGCTGAAAAAGTACTGGGGGCAGCGGTTCGCGGCAAGCGGGATCAAGTCTTGCTGACGTCGAAGACCGGTTTTCCATTTGACGGCCATCAGAATGCGCGCGGCGCTTCGCGCAATCATTTATTGAAATCGATTGATGAATCCTTGACGCGCTTGGGTACAGATTACCTTGACCTGTACTTTGTCCATTTATGGGACGGGCAGACGCCGGTTGAAGAAACGGTTGAAACGATGAACGATTTGATCAAAGCCGGCAAGATTCGCCATTGGGGCGTGTCGAACTACAGCGGCTGGGCGCTGGCCAAAACACATACCTTTGCGGAACAAAACGGCAAGATTCCGCCGATCACCCAACAAATTTACTACACGCCGGAAGCGCGCGAAGCGGAGTATGAACTGCTTCCAGCGGGTGCAGAACTCGGAGTCGGCTCGATGATTTGGAGTCCGCTCGGCGAAGGCTTGTTGAATGGCAAAATCGGCCGTGACAAACAAGCTCCGGAAGATACGCGCCAAGGCGGCGGCTGGCCGGAGCCTTGGGTATACGATCAGGAACGCTTGTATACAGTGATCGATGCCTTAGAGGAAGTGGCAGCCAATCATAACGCCACTGTGCCACAAATCGCTTATGCGTGGGTGCGCGACCGTCCGAACGTCGGGCCGATCGTCATCGCAGCACGCAATGAAGAACAGCTGAAAGAAAATATCGCTTCCTATAAGATTAAGCTGAAGCGTGATGAACACGATTTGATCGAAGCAGCTGCGCGTCCGGCACCGTTCTATCCACATTGGCACCGCGCCATGAGTGCGCCGGACATGGCGAGCCCGTCTGAACAGGGTTACCTAGACGGATACAAGAAGACAATGGGCATTAAAAAGTCATAA